The following coding sequences are from one Malaciobacter pacificus window:
- a CDS encoding FtsW/RodA/SpoVE family cell cycle protein, whose protein sequence is MYFNKNNIKSIYNITKESDADYTLFFLVSMLIITSIVFSYSLTIYTVEFFGYNQFHFFLRQLLVGILSIFIMWSFSLINPDKLIGKVGMGLFVLFFFIMAIMPFLPSSIVTASGGANRWIRLPGFSLSPVEFFKIGFIYFLSWSFHRKVIDKPKKIGLKDEALLLAPYFFAFFVVVFIVAFLQKDLGQVVLLGVILVVLLIFANRSFKLFLVLGALALMGLVGLILAAPHRMQRIYSWWAMVQDGILSILPSWAEPYLRIEELPEPYQVSHSLNAIHNGGFFGQGVSLGDIKVGFLSEVHTDFVLAGITEEIGLIGLICIIAILFMIVWRIFRISRRVENPIYHLFTLGIALMIIVAFLINSYGISGMIPIKGIAVPLLSYGGSSMLSMAIAIGLVLSISRKVNFEYEEKVKKINEKR, encoded by the coding sequence ATGTATTTTAACAAAAACAACATTAAATCAATTTATAATATAACAAAAGAAAGTGATGCTGATTACACACTATTTTTTTTAGTATCAATGTTAATTATTACAAGTATCGTTTTTTCTTATTCATTAACAATATATACTGTTGAATTTTTTGGATATAACCAATTTCACTTTTTTTTAAGACAGTTATTAGTAGGTATTTTGTCAATATTTATTATGTGGAGTTTTTCTCTGATAAATCCTGATAAACTTATAGGAAAAGTTGGTATGGGTTTATTTGTACTTTTCTTTTTTATTATGGCTATTATGCCTTTTCTTCCATCTTCTATCGTTACAGCATCAGGTGGAGCTAATAGATGGATTAGACTTCCTGGGTTTTCATTATCGCCTGTAGAATTTTTTAAAATAGGATTTATTTATTTTTTATCGTGGTCTTTTCATCGAAAAGTTATAGATAAACCTAAAAAAATAGGTTTAAAAGATGAAGCTTTATTACTAGCACCTTACTTTTTTGCATTTTTTGTTGTTGTTTTTATTGTTGCTTTTCTTCAAAAAGATTTAGGTCAAGTTGTTTTACTTGGTGTAATATTGGTTGTTTTATTGATATTTGCAAATAGGTCGTTTAAACTTTTTTTAGTTTTAGGAGCTTTAGCATTAATGGGTTTAGTAGGCTTAATTTTAGCTGCACCTCATAGGATGCAAAGAATTTATTCTTGGTGGGCTATGGTTCAAGATGGAATATTATCAATTCTTCCTTCTTGGGCAGAACCATACTTAAGGATTGAAGAACTTCCTGAACCTTATCAAGTATCACATTCCTTAAATGCAATACATAATGGTGGTTTTTTTGGACAAGGTGTCTCTTTAGGTGATATAAAAGTAGGTTTTTTATCAGAAGTTCATACTGACTTTGTTTTAGCTGGTATTACTGAAGAGATAGGTCTAATTGGTTTAATATGTATTATAGCTATTCTTTTTATGATTGTATGGAGAATATTTAGAATTAGTAGAAGAGTTGAAAATCCTATTTATCATCTATTTACTCTTGGAATAGCTTTAATGATTATTGTTGCATTTTTAATTAACTCTTATGGAATATCAGGGATGATTCCTATTAAAGGAATTGCCGTGCCTTTATTATCATATGGTGGTTCTTCTA
- a CDS encoding ABC transporter permease: MTIKLKGLKLSSAVLTLLISIPMVTIFLFLFIGNTENWEHIKNTVLLDYIYNTLYIMIGVGLLTTLLGFTTAYLISLYEFSFSKIFDYALILPFAIPTYIMAFIYNGMFGISGNVTGYFLGLMDKNISEVPFWDIQSIEGAVIVMSLVLYPYVYLVCRTYLSFESSSIIEAAKTFNLNTWQILKKVILPISRPAIIAGSTLAVMEAVSDFGVMDYFGVNTFVTGIFRLWEGMGSIEDASKLASILMTFIFILILLERFQRRNKVYKSSGKDFRPITKIKLSGYQNVLAVVICFIPLFFGFLMPFVQLIFWFIDSYKTVIDEDFIELFFRTIQLGVISATVITSIALLVVYNFRINKDKTSSSLVQITKLGYSIPGAVVAVGILSFFGILNEYMLKLFDTSFLVSGTALAVVFGYLVRFIAISINNFEAGFNRIPQSYDDAAQISGIGQFKTFRKVIFPLIKNSAFASFIIIFIEVVKELPLTMVLRPFDYNTLAIRAFELNEQAQTIESAVPSMCIVIIGIISVILLTRNMKKA; this comes from the coding sequence TTGACAATTAAATTAAAAGGTTTGAAATTAAGTAGTGCTGTTTTAACACTACTAATTTCAATACCTATGGTTACTATATTTTTATTTCTATTTATTGGAAATACTGAAAACTGGGAACATATTAAAAATACTGTTCTACTAGACTATATTTACAATACACTATATATAATGATTGGTGTAGGACTTCTAACAACCTTACTTGGATTCACTACTGCTTATTTAATATCATTATACGAATTTAGTTTCTCAAAAATATTTGATTATGCTTTAATATTGCCCTTTGCAATTCCTACTTATATTATGGCATTTATATATAATGGTATGTTTGGAATATCTGGAAATGTAACTGGATATTTTCTAGGATTGATGGATAAAAATATAAGTGAAGTTCCATTTTGGGATATACAATCAATTGAAGGCGCTGTAATAGTAATGTCTCTAGTTTTATACCCTTATGTTTACTTAGTTTGTAGAACTTATCTTAGTTTTGAATCATCATCAATTATAGAGGCAGCTAAAACATTTAATTTAAATACATGGCAAATACTAAAAAAAGTAATCCTACCTATTTCAAGACCAGCAATTATCGCAGGAAGTACACTTGCAGTAATGGAAGCAGTATCTGACTTTGGTGTTATGGATTATTTTGGAGTAAATACCTTTGTAACTGGAATCTTTAGACTTTGGGAAGGAATGGGAAGTATTGAAGACGCTTCAAAGCTAGCAAGTATTTTAATGACTTTCATTTTTATTCTGATTTTACTTGAAAGGTTCCAAAGAAGAAATAAGGTATATAAAAGTAGTGGTAAAGATTTTAGACCAATTACTAAAATCAAATTAAGTGGTTATCAAAATGTTTTAGCTGTAGTAATTTGTTTTATTCCTCTATTTTTTGGTTTTTTAATGCCATTTGTTCAGTTAATTTTTTGGTTTATTGATTCTTATAAAACTGTTATTGATGAAGATTTTATTGAACTATTTTTTAGAACTATACAACTTGGAGTAATTTCTGCAACTGTTATTACATCAATTGCGTTATTAGTTGTTTATAATTTTAGAATTAATAAAGATAAAACATCATCATCACTTGTACAAATAACAAAACTAGGTTACTCTATACCAGGGGCAGTAGTTGCAGTTGGTATTCTTTCTTTTTTTGGAATATTAAATGAGTATATGTTGAAACTTTTTGATACAAGTTTTTTAGTTTCAGGAACAGCTCTTGCAGTTGTTTTTGGATATTTAGTTAGATTTATTGCAATTTCAATTAATAATTTTGAAGCAGGATTTAATAGAATACCCCAAAGTTATGATGATGCAGCACAAATATCTGGAATTGGGCAATTTAAAACTTTTAGAAAGGTTATATTCCCTTTAATAAAAAACTCTGCCTTTGCTTCTTTTATAATAATTTTTATTGAAGTAGTTAAAGAGTTACCTTTAACAATGGTTTTAAGGCCATTTGATTATAACACTTTGGCAATTAGAGCATTTGAATTAAATGAACAAGCTCAAACTATTGAATCTGCTGTTCCTTCAATGTGTATTGTAATTATTGGTATAATCTCTGTGATTTTATTAACAAGAAATATGAAAAAGGCTTAA
- a CDS encoding Fe(3+) ABC transporter substrate-binding protein — protein sequence MIKKLALSAIVFASSLIAAEQVNVYSSRHYDTDKQLFKAFEKNTGIKVKVIQAKDDALIKRLQTEGKNSPADVFITVDAARIQRATENKLFQPIDSKILTQRIPSTLRDKDNQWFAITKRARIIAVREGSGFENKEYTYEELADPKYKGQIMVRSSSNVYNQSLMAAMIAHHGVEYATKWAEGVVSNMAREPKGSDRDQARGVAAGLGSISILNTYYLGKLAVGSASDKETVSKLKVIFPKFKNGATHVNVSAAGVAKYAKNKENAIKFIEFLTSKEAQEIFAKGNYEYPVVKGSEISELVASWGVLEDDNLTINDLGANNANAVKALDIAGWK from the coding sequence ATGATAAAAAAATTAGCACTTAGTGCAATCGTTTTTGCAAGTTCATTAATTGCAGCAGAACAAGTTAATGTTTATTCAAGTAGACATTATGATACAGATAAGCAACTTTTCAAAGCATTTGAAAAAAATACTGGAATCAAAGTAAAAGTAATTCAAGCTAAAGATGATGCTTTAATCAAAAGATTACAAACAGAGGGTAAAAATTCACCTGCAGATGTATTTATAACTGTAGATGCAGCAAGAATACAAAGAGCAACAGAAAATAAACTTTTTCAGCCAATTGATTCAAAAATTTTAACACAAAGAATTCCATCGACTCTTAGAGACAAAGATAATCAATGGTTTGCAATTACAAAAAGAGCAAGAATTATTGCTGTTAGAGAAGGTAGTGGTTTTGAAAATAAAGAATATACATATGAAGAATTAGCTGACCCAAAATACAAAGGTCAAATAATGGTTAGATCTTCAAGTAATGTATATAATCAATCACTAATGGCTGCTATGATTGCTCACCATGGAGTTGAATATGCAACAAAATGGGCAGAAGGTGTTGTATCAAATATGGCAAGAGAGCCTAAAGGAAGTGATAGAGACCAAGCAAGAGGTGTAGCTGCTGGCTTAGGAAGTATTTCAATACTAAATACTTATTATTTAGGAAAACTTGCAGTAGGAAGTGCATCAGATAAAGAGACTGTAAGTAAATTAAAAGTAATATTCCCTAAATTTAAAAATGGTGCAACACATGTAAATGTAAGTGCAGCAGGTGTAGCAAAATATGCTAAAAATAAAGAAAATGCAATTAAGTTTATAGAGTTTTTAACATCTAAAGAGGCTCAAGAAATTTTTGCAAAAGGTAATTATGAGTACCCAGTAGTTAAAGGTTCAGAAATATCTGAATTAGTTGCTTCATGGGGAGTATTAGAGGATGATAATTTAACAATTAATGACCTTGGAGCAAATAATGCTAATGCAGTTAAAGCTTTAGACATTGCAGGATGGAAGTAG
- a CDS encoding glycosyltransferase family 39 protein, with amino-acid sequence MIKTSNYNYLFSTVLAFTVVVLLYTTQTLSISYKEALNVFVNNSVLSLITNTSIYIFGQNDLALRLPFIVFYTLSVILMFKLTKDYFKYERDRYISIFIFMILPGVISASLLVNSAIVITFCTLLYIYYYQKFKKHCYLLLFIYLFVDNSFVILYLAIFFFSLKNKDNRLIFLSLVLFLLSMSIYGLDTQGKPRGFLVDTFAIYASVFSPFLFIYFIYSMYRASLKNEERTFTWYISITALIVSLLFSFRQRVYIEDFAPYVVISLPFMLKRYFHSYRVRLSEFRKFHKISAIVIISMLLVNVFLTIVNKPLYTLLPDSKKHFAYKYHFVKELASELKKEKINYIFTDDEKLLMRLKFYNINSGADYFVSKRKFYNYDKEISIEYYGKKLYSVYIKKLK; translated from the coding sequence ATGATAAAAACCAGCAATTACAACTACTTATTTTCTACTGTTTTAGCATTTACAGTAGTTGTATTGCTATATACAACTCAAACCTTAAGCATTTCATACAAAGAAGCATTAAATGTTTTTGTTAATAATTCAGTGTTATCCTTAATCACAAATACTTCAATATATATATTTGGACAAAATGATTTAGCACTTCGTTTACCCTTCATTGTATTTTATACATTAAGTGTAATCTTGATGTTTAAATTAACAAAAGACTATTTTAAATATGAAAGAGATAGATATATTTCTATTTTTATATTTATGATTCTTCCTGGTGTTATAAGTGCATCTTTATTAGTTAATAGCGCAATTGTAATTACTTTTTGTACATTACTTTATATTTATTATTATCAAAAATTTAAGAAGCATTGTTATTTATTATTATTTATATATCTATTTGTAGATAATTCTTTTGTAATTTTATATTTAGCAATATTCTTTTTTTCTTTAAAAAATAAAGATAATAGATTAATTTTTTTATCATTAGTTCTATTTCTTTTATCTATGTCTATTTATGGACTAGATACTCAAGGTAAACCGAGAGGATTTTTAGTTGATACTTTTGCCATTTACGCAAGTGTTTTCTCACCATTTCTATTTATATACTTTATTTACTCTATGTATCGAGCTTCTTTAAAAAATGAAGAAAGAACTTTTACATGGTATATTTCCATTACTGCATTAATAGTATCTTTACTTTTTTCTTTTCGTCAAAGAGTTTATATTGAAGATTTTGCACCTTATGTTGTTATATCTCTTCCTTTTATGCTAAAAAGATATTTTCATTCATATAGAGTAAGATTAAGTGAATTTAGAAAATTTCATAAAATTTCAGCAATAGTAATTATAAGTATGTTATTAGTAAATGTATTTTTAACTATTGTTAATAAACCATTATATACATTATTACCAGATAGCAAAAAACATTTTGCATATAAATATCACTTTGTTAAAGAATTAGCAAGTGAATTAAAAAAAGAGAAAATTAATTACATATTTACTGATGATGAAAAACTGTTGATGAGATTAAAATTCTATAATATAAATTCTGGTGCTGATTATTTTGTTTCAAAAAGAAAGTTTTATAATTATGACAAAGAAATATCAATAGAGTATTATGGTAAAAAGCTATATAGTGTTTACATAAAAAAACTTAAATGA
- a CDS encoding aminodeoxychorismate/anthranilate synthase component II, translating to MILMIDNYDSFTYNIVQYCLELGADLKVIRNDELSVEEIEKLNPEKIIISPGPATPNEAGVCLEVIEYFADKKPIFGICLGHQSIAQVFGGEVIRAKNMMHGKTSKVKVTNETPIFKNLPNEFTETRYHSLIVKKENLPENIVVTSISCDDDEIMSLEIKDKKIYGVQFHPESIMSEYGYEMIDNFLKL from the coding sequence ATGATTTTAATGATTGATAATTATGATTCATTCACATATAATATAGTTCAGTACTGTTTAGAGTTAGGTGCTGATTTAAAAGTTATTAGAAACGATGAATTAAGTGTAGAAGAGATTGAAAAATTAAATCCAGAAAAAATTATAATATCTCCAGGACCAGCAACTCCTAATGAAGCAGGTGTATGTTTAGAAGTAATTGAATATTTTGCAGATAAAAAACCAATTTTTGGAATTTGTCTAGGTCACCAAAGTATTGCTCAAGTATTTGGTGGAGAAGTTATTCGAGCTAAAAATATGATGCATGGAAAAACTTCAAAAGTAAAAGTTACAAATGAAACACCTATTTTTAAAAACTTACCAAATGAATTTACAGAAACTAGATACCATTCTTTAATAGTAAAAAAAGAGAATCTTCCTGAAAATATCGTTGTAACTTCTATTAGTTGTGACGATGATGAAATTATGTCTTTAGAAATTAAAGATAAAAAAATTTATGGAGTTCAGTTTCATCCAGAATCAATAATGAGTGAATATGGTTATGAAATGATTGATAATTTCTTAAAGTTATGA
- a CDS encoding peptidylprolyl isomerase, translating into MFGRKLKEYNIPREELEKFNYAKITTDSGIIWLKLFNKETPIAVSNFATLANDGFYDNLNFHRVIPGFMAQGGCPDGTGMGNPGWAIKCETDAEKQVHKRGSLSMAHAGKDTGGSQFFICFVPSPHLDGGHTVFGEIEENDSESFSNLDKITTGTSIINIKILEKKN; encoded by the coding sequence ATGTTTGGTAGAAAACTAAAAGAATACAATATTCCAAGAGAAGAATTAGAAAAATTTAATTATGCGAAAATTACTACAGATAGTGGGATAATTTGGCTAAAACTTTTTAATAAAGAGACTCCAATTGCCGTATCAAACTTTGCTACACTTGCAAATGATGGATTTTATGATAACTTAAATTTTCATAGAGTAATTCCAGGATTTATGGCTCAAGGTGGTTGTCCAGATGGCACAGGTATGGGAAATCCTGGTTGGGCAATTAAATGTGAAACTGATGCAGAAAAACAGGTTCATAAAAGAGGAAGTCTATCTATGGCTCATGCAGGTAAAGATACAGGAGGAAGTCAATTTTTTATATGTTTTGTTCCTTCTCCCCATTTAGATGGAGGTCATACTGTATTTGGTGAGATAGAAGAAAATGACTCTGAAAGTTTTTCTAACTTAGATAAAATAACAACTGGTACAAGTATTATAAATATTAAAATTTTAGAAAAGAAAAATTAG
- a CDS encoding ABC transporter ATP-binding protein, translating into MVSVNSFGISFDKTKILEDINFDVNEGEIVTLLGQSGCGKTTILRSIAGLQREHEGNICIGNVCVSSKEVFKKDREVGYIFQDYALFPHLNVEENIAFALDKMPKKEKEKRVTKLLEQFDIASHRKKSTHQLSGGQQQRVAIARAMANNPKILLLDEPFANLDSQLRYKTKMWLKALIKDLNLSAILVTHDKKEALSISDKIGIIHNKQLLQFDTTLNIYNNPQNYYVANFLSELNLIPNELIKKQNIDINEDKVAVIEIHKCKITKSINNFELKVLDSSFCGEYYELLVDFVDYNCEKTFKIIVENVEDFCENETYYLDIDLNDLKIIAK; encoded by the coding sequence ATGGTAAGTGTAAATAGTTTTGGTATATCATTTGATAAGACAAAAATTTTAGAAGATATAAATTTTGATGTAAATGAAGGTGAAATAGTAACTTTACTAGGACAAAGTGGTTGTGGGAAAACTACTATTTTAAGATCAATTGCAGGATTACAAAGGGAACATGAAGGAAACATTTGTATTGGAAATGTCTGTGTATCTTCAAAAGAGGTATTTAAAAAAGATAGAGAAGTTGGATATATTTTCCAAGATTATGCCCTATTCCCTCATTTAAATGTCGAGGAAAATATTGCTTTTGCTTTAGATAAAATGCCTAAAAAAGAAAAAGAAAAAAGAGTTACAAAACTATTAGAGCAATTTGATATTGCATCACATAGAAAAAAATCAACTCACCAACTTTCAGGTGGACAACAACAGCGTGTTGCAATAGCTAGAGCTATGGCTAATAATCCCAAAATTTTACTACTTGATGAGCCATTTGCAAACCTTGACTCTCAACTTAGATATAAAACAAAAATGTGGTTAAAAGCTTTAATCAAAGACTTAAATCTTAGTGCAATTTTAGTAACCCATGATAAAAAAGAAGCCCTTAGTATTTCAGATAAGATTGGAATAATCCATAATAAGCAACTACTTCAATTTGACACAACACTTAATATATATAACAACCCACAAAACTACTATGTAGCAAATTTTTTATCAGAATTAAATCTTATTCCTAATGAATTGATAAAAAAACAAAATATTGATATCAATGAAGATAAAGTTGCAGTTATTGAAATTCATAAATGTAAAATCACTAAATCTATAAATAATTTTGAATTAAAAGTATTAGATTCATCTTTTTGTGGTGAGTATTATGAATTATTAGTTGATTTCGTAGATTATAATTGTGAAAAAACATTTAAAATTATAGTTGAAAATGTAGAAGATTTTTGTGAGAATGAAACTTATTATTTAGATATTGATTTAAATGATTTAAAAATTATTGCAAAATAA
- a CDS encoding peptidoglycan D,D-transpeptidase FtsI family protein has translation MSSKKIQTVNKTKKIAILFLMIFFFLFILVISVFRTISEKRDLPSLRSEKKELSVRGDIISADNFKIATSKKLYTASIDSRYLDPQKEELFINLFSIYSNVDYQKVKKKIEEGKKSPGYLVLSYNIDSRNAKNLKQLAFKLIKLDVFISRRVNGTKILRGLNIRESGEKRIFSYEDTLTPVVGYISKYETENGKTKVKGIKGLEKKYNTVLNESNDGLLEGNRDVLSYISFDKNSTIRKRTDGATLKLNIPLKLQKNNELTLDKYKKKLEAEEIIVSIMESKTGKILTLASSNRFNPQRIKQEDIPSLNVRAIEYPFEPGSVLKPISIALAMDKNRIKKNELFFAYNNKGKPNKDGEFPKGRYKLGKYTIKDDHRFKKHYLTLDDIVIFSSNIGTLQIAQRLSGPEFYEGLKRFGYTRKSGIDLPYEKKGVMPKVWQFSAGDEEGKDNVFKATVSYGQGMTSTFMQVLKSYSVFENNGYIATPQIVSHLEHNDNKYKAYDEIQEQIISKKTANEMRRMLIKTVDEGTGKAAKIDGLIIGGKTGTAQIARGGKYLKKYISSFFGFVNDGENSYTIGVTVIDPISTGKNWYYYYASWSAVPVFKEITQNLIKLNYLTPKKDIISNQ, from the coding sequence ATGTCTTCAAAAAAAATTCAAACAGTTAACAAAACTAAAAAAATTGCTATTCTATTTTTAATGATTTTTTTCTTCTTATTTATATTAGTTATCTCTGTCTTTAGAACCATAAGTGAAAAAAGAGATTTACCATCACTTAGAAGTGAAAAAAAAGAGTTATCTGTAAGAGGGGACATCATAAGTGCAGATAATTTTAAAATTGCTACATCAAAAAAACTTTATACAGCTTCAATAGATAGTAGATATTTAGACCCACAAAAAGAAGAACTGTTCATTAATCTATTTTCTATTTATAGTAATGTTGATTATCAAAAAGTAAAAAAGAAAATAGAAGAAGGTAAAAAGTCACCTGGATATTTAGTTCTATCATATAATATTGACTCAAGAAATGCGAAAAACTTAAAACAATTAGCTTTTAAATTAATAAAATTAGATGTTTTTATATCAAGAAGAGTAAATGGTACAAAAATACTTAGAGGATTAAATATTAGAGAAAGTGGAGAAAAAAGGATTTTTTCTTATGAAGATACATTGACTCCAGTTGTTGGATATATATCAAAGTATGAAACAGAAAATGGAAAAACAAAAGTAAAAGGTATAAAAGGATTAGAAAAAAAATATAACACTGTTTTAAATGAATCAAATGATGGTTTACTAGAAGGGAATAGAGATGTATTATCATACATATCATTTGATAAAAACTCAACAATTAGAAAAAGAACAGATGGCGCAACTTTAAAATTAAATATACCACTTAAACTTCAAAAAAACAATGAGTTAACATTAGATAAATATAAGAAGAAACTTGAAGCTGAAGAAATCATTGTTTCCATAATGGAAAGTAAGACAGGTAAAATTTTAACATTAGCATCCTCAAATAGATTTAATCCTCAAAGAATTAAACAAGAAGATATACCTTCTTTAAATGTGCGAGCAATTGAATATCCATTTGAACCTGGTTCTGTATTAAAACCTATATCAATAGCATTAGCAATGGATAAAAATAGAATTAAAAAAAATGAACTATTTTTTGCATATAATAACAAAGGTAAACCTAACAAAGATGGTGAATTTCCAAAAGGAAGATACAAATTAGGTAAATATACAATAAAAGATGATCATCGATTCAAAAAACACTATTTAACATTAGATGATATTGTTATATTTTCTTCAAATATTGGAACATTACAAATAGCACAACGATTATCTGGTCCAGAATTTTATGAAGGTCTTAAGAGATTTGGTTATACAAGAAAATCTGGAATAGATTTACCTTATGAAAAAAAAGGTGTTATGCCAAAAGTATGGCAATTTTCTGCAGGTGATGAAGAAGGAAAAGATAATGTTTTTAAAGCTACAGTTTCTTATGGTCAAGGTATGACATCTACATTTATGCAAGTTTTAAAATCATATTCAGTTTTTGAAAATAATGGATATATTGCTACACCACAAATTGTATCCCACTTGGAACATAATGATAATAAATATAAAGCTTATGATGAAATTCAAGAACAAATAATAAGCAAAAAAACTGCAAATGAAATGAGACGAATGTTAATTAAAACAGTTGATGAAGGGACAGGAAAAGCAGCAAAAATTGATGGATTAATAATTGGAGGGAAAACTGGAACTGCACAAATTGCAAGAGGTGGTAAATATTTAAAAAAATATATTTCATCATTCTTTGGTTTTGTAAATGATGGTGAAAATTCATATACAATTGGTGTTACAGTAATTGATCCAATTTCAACTGGAAAAAATTGGTATTATTATTATGCCTCATGGTCTGCTGTTCCTGTATTTAAAGAAATCACTCAAAATTTAATCAAATTAAATTATCTTACACCTAAAAAAGATATAATTTCAAATCAATAA
- a CDS encoding type II secretion system protein — MKKSFTLLELIFVITLLIVLYTFFIPNQKINKLNEVINRLDLYISHIRYQALIDDKFSNDTLWHKKRWTLKFFRCRESVGGIYYSIYSDENLSGHPNASESFKDPLTNKNIYSSNLCNETNNNSKYVLLSKNFGIKDVKISCNSTTSLGQISFGKDGRVYSRLSNIDNESFEYEIIKSCSIKFIDENDNFKELIINPKTGYSTKGIKNPIETE; from the coding sequence ATGAAAAAATCATTTACACTTTTAGAATTAATTTTTGTAATTACACTATTAATAGTTCTTTATACATTTTTTATACCTAATCAAAAGATAAATAAATTAAATGAAGTTATAAATAGATTAGATCTATATATCTCACACATTAGGTATCAAGCTTTAATCGACGATAAATTCTCAAATGATACTCTTTGGCATAAAAAAAGATGGACTTTAAAATTTTTTAGATGTCGAGAGTCAGTTGGTGGAATTTACTATAGTATTTATAGTGATGAGAATTTGTCAGGACATCCAAATGCAAGTGAAAGTTTTAAAGATCCATTAACAAATAAAAATATTTACAGCTCAAATTTATGTAATGAAACAAATAATAATAGTAAGTATGTACTGCTAAGTAAAAACTTTGGAATAAAAGATGTAAAGATTTCATGTAATAGTACAACAAGTTTAGGACAAATATCTTTTGGAAAAGATGGTAGAGTTTACTCTCGTCTAAGTAATATTGATAATGAAAGCTTTGAATATGAGATTATTAAGTCATGTAGTATCAAATTTATTGATGAAAATGACAATTTTAAAGAATTAATTATCAATCCTAAGACGGGTTATTCAACAAAAGGAATAAAAAACCCAATAGAAACAGAGTAA